In Myxococcus stipitatus, the following are encoded in one genomic region:
- a CDS encoding efflux transporter outer membrane subunit: protein MSPSPRALLALLTGAFLCGCAVGPDYQRASVPIPEHFKEGGDGWKPARPGDHLDRGSWWRVFGIPELDALEARVAKANQTVAGFEGAYRQARALVAQAKSSWFPTLGASGSATRARGAGRSSNQPGGINAGQATEANIFDVSLDASWELDLWGRVRRQVSSARFSQQAAGADWANALLSAQATLAQSYFQLRALDGAQRMLDDTVVAFARFLELTRSRYAQGVAARSDVLQAQTQLALAQAAAQDNEIARATLEHAIAVLVGEPASSFSLPRAPLTAVPPPIPAQLPSTLLERRPDVAAAERRAAAANEQIGVAISAFFPSLSLSASGGFTSSTLAQWFTAPHLVWALGPQLVAALFDSGLRKAQTDEARALHAQSVAAYRQTVLAAFQDVEDNLVSLRVLEQELVAQGEAVGYARQARDILTNQYKAGTASALQVIDAQTTLLSAEQRLVLLTGQRMVSAVGLIKALGGSWGEPPPASRHE from the coding sequence ATGTCCCCGTCACCCCGCGCCCTGCTTGCGCTGCTGACCGGAGCCTTCCTGTGCGGCTGCGCGGTGGGGCCCGACTACCAGCGCGCGAGCGTCCCGATACCCGAGCACTTCAAGGAGGGCGGCGACGGTTGGAAGCCCGCGCGGCCCGGCGACCATCTGGACCGGGGCTCCTGGTGGCGCGTGTTCGGCATCCCGGAGCTGGACGCGCTGGAGGCTCGCGTGGCGAAGGCCAACCAGACCGTGGCCGGGTTCGAGGGGGCCTACCGACAGGCCCGCGCGCTGGTGGCCCAGGCGAAGTCCTCCTGGTTCCCCACCCTGGGCGCGTCCGGGTCCGCGACTCGCGCACGGGGCGCGGGGCGCAGCAGCAACCAGCCCGGTGGCATCAACGCCGGTCAAGCCACCGAGGCGAACATCTTCGATGTGTCGCTGGATGCCTCGTGGGAGCTGGACCTCTGGGGACGGGTGCGGCGGCAGGTCTCCAGCGCGCGCTTCAGCCAACAGGCCGCGGGCGCGGACTGGGCCAACGCCCTGCTCTCCGCGCAAGCGACGCTGGCGCAGAGCTACTTCCAGCTGCGGGCGCTGGATGGCGCGCAGCGGATGCTCGATGACACGGTGGTCGCCTTCGCGCGCTTCCTGGAGCTGACTCGCAGCCGCTATGCGCAAGGCGTGGCGGCCCGGTCGGATGTGCTCCAGGCGCAGACGCAGTTGGCGCTCGCGCAGGCCGCGGCGCAGGACAACGAAATCGCGCGCGCCACGCTCGAGCACGCCATCGCGGTGCTCGTGGGAGAGCCCGCATCGAGCTTCTCCCTGCCTCGCGCGCCCCTCACCGCGGTCCCTCCGCCCATCCCCGCGCAGCTTCCGTCCACGCTCCTGGAGCGGAGGCCGGATGTCGCCGCGGCCGAGCGCCGCGCCGCCGCCGCGAACGAGCAGATTGGCGTCGCCATCTCCGCGTTCTTTCCCTCCTTGAGCCTGTCCGCGTCTGGTGGCTTCACCAGCTCCACCCTGGCGCAGTGGTTCACCGCGCCGCACCTGGTGTGGGCGCTGGGGCCGCAGCTCGTGGCGGCCCTCTTCGACAGCGGGCTTCGCAAGGCCCAGACGGACGAGGCACGCGCCCTCCATGCGCAGAGCGTCGCGGCCTACCGGCAGACGGTGCTCGCCGCGTTCCAGGACGTGGAGGACAACCTGGTCTCCCTGCGGGTGCTCGAACAGGAGCTGGTGGCCCAGGGCGAGGCGGTCGGCTACGCGCGGCAGGCGCGCGACATCCTGACGAATCAATACAAGGCGGGCACCGCGAGCGCGCTCCAGGTCATCGACGCGCAGACCACCCTCTTGTCCGCGGAGCAGCGGCTGGTGCTGCTGACAGGGCAGCGCATGGTGTCCGCCGTGGGGCTCATCAAGGCGTTGGGCGGGAGCTGGGGCGAGCCCCCTCCGGCGAGTCGCCATGAATGA
- a CDS encoding glycoside hydrolase family 15 protein, with protein sequence MKRFPLLCRGWVTSSVALLLVALLWGLPPEARAEVAVRRTFLKLASSNGHGAVMLDLEAKKVSHFREHLFATEEPIIDALGNDVFVRGQPQVVHSRDVLFDAFFGLRSDGTQRWLNTQDADLDASGYAPWTPGRTGGTGLATLVQRVGPLEVTTYVFAPQSVPHASFVMALRVRNTGASTSPGVSVFSLHNFHLGFGRPGVLADLDENGETVEVQAHDFVEKGFAGVVVGRPLGAVARKAAWTSGDSGAGNGFITVKNGGQQDLRDFTAPPSAATGWATAYQFNLGDIAAGAEKWTGVAFVHLGNPEGMATARQWLSDYVGTSDAKALVDAEVARWASFQTDTVKVPAGTVASEETLVRHSAVVLHMAQVRESETFLRESLSRDGEPRLTRFKAPNGAPAALPGMVKHAGKGAVLASLPPGQWTYAWIRDGAYAAAAMATLGMRNDAREALSYYLNADSGRFQHWRELQPYRMPPYLITLTRYHGFGVEETDFNDAGPNLEFDGFGLFLWALRHYERTTGDLSLVDQTWPTVSTKVADALVALIDPETGLIRPDSSIWETHWNGRQRAWTYTSLTAARGLCDAAVLAERVGDSARATRYRAAGESIRRAMAEKVTDWNFTLASNLEELRAGRGYWDAAVFDAFSMGLFDPAGKIARETMRGLDLRLSSPAGAGWARNDDRYDHTGWADMSPWGSEYDSAEWVIVSLRGAMAKRMAGDSARADRVLKWVTDQSLKNYLAVAETYDEMSGAYKFNAPMVGFGAGAYALALAHRADGTADPACGAYLDESTLSKPPDAGPGEPDAGPVDGGHDAGPGEPDAGPEEQPLVGGGGGCNATGPGAMAMWLMLVLAGLFGLTRAKRA encoded by the coding sequence ATGAAGCGCTTCCCCTTGCTGTGCCGTGGCTGGGTGACTTCGAGCGTCGCGCTCCTTCTGGTGGCCCTGCTGTGGGGCCTGCCGCCGGAGGCTCGGGCGGAGGTGGCCGTCCGGCGCACGTTCCTGAAGCTGGCGTCGTCCAACGGGCACGGCGCGGTGATGTTGGACCTGGAAGCAAAGAAGGTCTCGCACTTCCGCGAGCACCTCTTCGCGACGGAAGAGCCCATCATCGACGCACTGGGCAACGACGTCTTCGTGCGAGGCCAACCTCAGGTGGTGCATTCGCGCGATGTGTTGTTCGACGCGTTCTTCGGCCTGCGCTCCGATGGAACCCAGCGCTGGTTGAACACCCAGGACGCGGACCTGGATGCCAGTGGTTATGCCCCCTGGACCCCCGGCAGGACGGGCGGCACCGGCCTGGCGACACTCGTCCAGCGCGTGGGCCCGCTGGAGGTGACGACGTATGTCTTCGCGCCCCAATCAGTGCCTCACGCGTCCTTCGTGATGGCGCTGCGCGTGCGCAACACCGGCGCGTCGACCTCCCCCGGCGTCAGCGTGTTCTCGCTCCACAACTTCCACCTGGGCTTCGGCCGCCCCGGCGTCCTGGCGGACCTGGATGAGAACGGTGAGACAGTGGAGGTCCAGGCCCATGACTTCGTGGAGAAGGGCTTCGCGGGCGTCGTCGTGGGCCGTCCGCTCGGCGCGGTGGCTCGCAAGGCCGCGTGGACCTCCGGTGATTCAGGTGCCGGCAATGGCTTCATCACCGTGAAGAACGGCGGACAGCAGGACCTGCGGGACTTCACCGCTCCACCGTCGGCGGCGACAGGGTGGGCCACCGCGTATCAGTTCAACCTGGGAGACATCGCGGCCGGCGCCGAGAAGTGGACTGGTGTCGCCTTCGTGCACCTGGGCAACCCCGAGGGAATGGCCACGGCGAGGCAATGGCTCTCCGACTACGTGGGCACCTCCGACGCGAAGGCCCTGGTCGACGCGGAAGTCGCGCGCTGGGCTTCCTTCCAGACGGACACGGTGAAGGTCCCCGCCGGCACGGTGGCGAGCGAGGAGACGCTGGTCCGTCACTCCGCGGTGGTGCTGCACATGGCGCAGGTCCGCGAATCGGAGACCTTCCTGCGCGAGTCCCTGAGCCGCGATGGCGAACCGCGACTGACGCGCTTCAAGGCGCCGAACGGCGCACCGGCCGCGCTGCCGGGCATGGTGAAACACGCGGGCAAGGGCGCCGTGCTCGCCAGCCTTCCTCCGGGACAGTGGACCTATGCGTGGATTCGCGACGGCGCCTACGCGGCGGCGGCGATGGCCACGCTGGGCATGCGCAACGACGCTCGCGAGGCCCTGTCGTACTACCTGAACGCGGACAGCGGCCGGTTCCAGCACTGGCGCGAGCTCCAGCCCTACCGCATGCCGCCGTACCTCATCACGCTCACGCGCTACCACGGCTTCGGCGTGGAGGAGACGGACTTCAACGACGCAGGACCGAACCTGGAGTTCGATGGCTTCGGCCTGTTCCTCTGGGCGCTCCGGCACTACGAGCGCACCACGGGAGACCTCTCGCTGGTGGACCAGACGTGGCCCACCGTGTCGACCAAGGTCGCGGATGCGTTGGTGGCCCTCATCGACCCGGAGACGGGGCTCATCCGTCCGGACTCGTCCATCTGGGAGACCCACTGGAACGGACGTCAGCGCGCGTGGACGTACACCAGCCTGACCGCGGCGCGGGGCCTGTGTGACGCGGCGGTGCTCGCGGAGCGAGTGGGCGACTCCGCGCGAGCGACGCGCTATCGCGCCGCGGGTGAGTCCATCCGACGGGCAATGGCAGAGAAGGTGACGGACTGGAACTTCACGCTGGCCTCCAATCTGGAGGAGCTGCGCGCCGGACGAGGCTACTGGGACGCGGCGGTGTTCGACGCGTTCTCCATGGGCCTGTTCGACCCGGCGGGGAAGATTGCTCGCGAGACGATGCGTGGCTTGGACCTCCGACTGTCATCACCGGCGGGGGCGGGGTGGGCTCGGAACGATGACCGCTACGACCACACGGGCTGGGCGGACATGAGCCCGTGGGGCAGTGAGTACGACAGCGCGGAGTGGGTCATCGTCAGTCTGCGCGGGGCCATGGCGAAGCGGATGGCGGGGGACTCGGCGCGCGCGGACCGGGTGCTGAAGTGGGTGACCGACCAGTCGCTGAAGAACTACCTCGCGGTGGCGGAGACCTATGACGAGATGAGCGGGGCGTACAAGTTCAACGCGCCCATGGTGGGCTTCGGCGCGGGAGCATATGCGCTGGCCCTCGCGCATCGCGCGGACGGCACCGCGGACCCCGCCTGTGGCGCGTACCTGGATGAGAGCACGCTGTCGAAGCCGCCGGATGCAGGGCCGGGCGAGCCGGACGCGGGTCCCGTGGATGGCGGTCATGACGCGGGACCGGGCGAGCCGGATGCGGGCCCGGAGGAACAACCGCTCGTCGGTGGCGGCGGTGGCTGCAACGCCACCGGACCGGGAGCGATGGCGATGTGGCTGATGCTGGTGCTCGCCGGCCTCTTCGGGTTGACGCGCGCGAAGCGTGCTTGA
- a CDS encoding GRAS family protein, with protein sequence MRTSKDELLFRAMEHAVAGRGVEARRALSSLESRLEVDVVPEDLGYHLFAMAVAHRLEGSGASNPYLNPRVEEGGRQIDLFRSLMTYMPLAATADVLANAVLVELLGTGDEATLVDVGIGQGRQEGRLLRLLSKRGVLPRRLTVVGVDPSGASLEQAESSVAQVAREVGGAVRFLGVESPVEGVSEATWSTLRELPGPRVVNAAFAMHHVAEQPGHAGAARDEVLRHLRALDPVGLVLCEPNTDHFGASPLVRFQHAWRHFTHVFQLLDTLGVPSDERAAIKRFFGREVEDVVGTVDESARCERHETAATWMGRLRRAGFVPLELLEQVRPEGVHPALTLRREPGLVGLSWRDEVLVAVMAVRPDIARA encoded by the coding sequence ATGCGCACGTCAAAGGATGAGCTGCTCTTTCGGGCGATGGAGCACGCGGTCGCGGGCAGGGGTGTGGAGGCGAGGCGGGCGTTGAGCTCGCTGGAGTCGCGGTTGGAGGTGGACGTGGTGCCGGAGGACCTGGGCTACCACCTCTTCGCGATGGCGGTGGCGCACCGGCTGGAGGGCTCGGGGGCTAGCAATCCCTATCTGAATCCCCGAGTGGAGGAGGGGGGGCGGCAGATAGACCTGTTCCGTTCGCTGATGACATACATGCCGTTGGCCGCGACGGCGGACGTGCTGGCGAACGCGGTGCTGGTGGAGTTGTTGGGGACGGGGGACGAGGCGACGCTTGTCGACGTGGGCATCGGGCAGGGGCGGCAGGAGGGGCGGTTGTTGAGGTTGTTGTCGAAGCGGGGGGTGTTGCCGCGCCGGTTGACGGTGGTGGGAGTGGACCCGAGCGGCGCGAGCCTCGAGCAGGCGGAGTCCTCGGTGGCGCAGGTGGCGCGCGAGGTGGGTGGGGCGGTGCGCTTTCTCGGCGTGGAGTCGCCGGTGGAGGGTGTGTCCGAGGCGACGTGGTCAACGTTGCGTGAGCTGCCGGGGCCTCGGGTGGTGAACGCGGCGTTCGCGATGCATCACGTGGCGGAGCAGCCGGGGCACGCGGGTGCCGCGAGGGATGAGGTGCTCCGGCACTTGCGAGCGTTGGACCCGGTGGGGTTGGTGTTGTGTGAGCCGAACACGGACCACTTCGGGGCTTCGCCGCTGGTGCGCTTCCAACATGCGTGGCGGCACTTCACCCATGTCTTCCAGTTGCTCGACACGCTGGGGGTACCGAGCGACGAGCGCGCCGCCATCAAGCGCTTCTTCGGACGCGAGGTGGAGGACGTGGTGGGCACGGTGGATGAGTCGGCGCGTTGTGAGCGGCATGAGACGGCGGCGACGTGGATGGGGCGGCTGCGCCGGGCGGGGTTCGTTCCGTTGGAATTGTTGGAGCAGGTGCGGCCCGAGGGTGTCCATCCCGCGCTGACGTTGCGGCGAGAGCCGGGCCTCGTGGGGCTGAGCTGGCGCGACGAGGTGCTGGTGGCGGTGATGGCGGTGCGGCCGGATATCGCGCGGGCGTGA
- a CDS encoding TonB-dependent receptor domain-containing protein: protein MRFHHRVFCVLLLAVWPGLAWTQSLPTPTAESREVEVELQNQDGGPSLSAEDARRLGLSPEGSEAQLIPPTLVTPSPAAWPEGLEGTPGEVVLELLVSTEGTVSEIKVVTSPQEPRLTEAALQAAPALRFTPATLAGAPVAVRLPFIYRFEPPAAPIPASTARLTGEVRARGTRRALADATLFVDGSTEPVGTVDTEGRFTLELRPGPHKVEVRAPGHQPGQFEETLAEGQSLQVIYRLQPGRVNPYETVVRDDRPRTEVTRITLHEQEIREVPGTLGDPFRVVMLMPGVGSLASGISYPVVRGSQPAATGFFLDGVRIPMLYHLLLGPAVVHPDFIDTVDFFPGAPPVQYGRVLGGAVEGRLSRPREDRLHFTAYADLLNSGGFIEYPFESTGTSVSVAGRISYSALLLTVGSKLMTGSSEPGVYANFWDYQARIEQKVGQGRLRLFALGSSDSVGSIPGTEFEGDLGVGIISRFHRADLRLLHPLAEGEFEVGATVGADSMGLLGEESYQRPNGAGMGRHEVGEYGMNQVSFSARTSWKRRLHETLEFLVGGDVEHRRAATKMTGTGIPPGTRPDDAADPLKRPSSLATFSGAYASVTWQPTDKWVLQPGVRLDSYHLSPGIQHTVVEPRLSVRHSVTDSLVVKGGAGLFHQPPTVLLHLPAVDTASLRYGLQEGVQLDVGAEWKALEGLELSGDVFYNPISRAVELDLEQVAENRRRGGVGNTQPATSGYAYGFELMARHPLGQDWFGWVSYSFLQSKRRVLIDRYGDDNRVVGAEKVTLPFTFEQAHVFNAAVSYKFGNNWTVGTVLHFNTGRPEAGEITSLTQRVITTPDGEQQWVRQDRDKAARLDSFFRVDLRVAKSWAMEDFTLDAYLDILNVSAQNEVVAYEYGFSFDTNAPERKPSNIPVILPLFGMKGTY, encoded by the coding sequence ATGAGGTTTCACCACCGTGTTTTCTGCGTCCTGCTGCTGGCCGTCTGGCCAGGCCTTGCCTGGACCCAGAGCCTTCCCACGCCCACCGCCGAGTCGCGTGAAGTGGAGGTCGAGCTCCAGAACCAGGATGGAGGCCCCTCGCTCTCCGCGGAGGACGCGCGGCGCCTGGGCCTCTCCCCCGAGGGAAGCGAAGCCCAGCTCATCCCCCCCACGCTGGTGACGCCGTCACCCGCCGCCTGGCCCGAGGGCCTGGAGGGCACCCCGGGCGAGGTCGTGCTGGAGCTGCTCGTGAGCACCGAGGGCACCGTCTCCGAAATCAAGGTCGTCACCTCGCCCCAGGAGCCCCGGCTCACGGAGGCCGCGCTCCAGGCCGCTCCCGCCCTGCGCTTCACGCCCGCCACGCTGGCCGGTGCGCCCGTCGCGGTGCGGCTGCCCTTCATCTACCGCTTCGAGCCCCCCGCCGCGCCCATCCCCGCCTCCACCGCGCGACTCACCGGAGAAGTGCGCGCGCGAGGCACCCGCCGCGCCCTGGCCGACGCCACACTCTTCGTCGATGGCAGCACCGAGCCCGTGGGCACCGTGGACACCGAGGGCCGCTTCACATTGGAGCTCCGCCCCGGTCCGCACAAGGTCGAGGTGCGCGCGCCCGGGCACCAGCCCGGCCAGTTCGAGGAGACACTCGCCGAGGGCCAGTCCCTCCAGGTCATCTACCGGCTCCAGCCCGGCCGCGTGAACCCCTACGAGACGGTGGTGCGAGATGACCGGCCTCGCACCGAGGTGACCCGCATCACCTTGCATGAGCAGGAGATTCGCGAGGTGCCGGGCACGCTGGGAGACCCCTTCCGCGTCGTCATGCTGATGCCCGGCGTGGGCAGCCTCGCTTCGGGCATCAGCTATCCCGTGGTGCGTGGCAGTCAGCCCGCCGCCACCGGCTTCTTCCTCGATGGCGTGCGCATCCCCATGCTGTACCACCTGCTGCTGGGGCCCGCGGTGGTCCACCCGGACTTCATCGACACCGTCGACTTCTTCCCGGGCGCGCCACCCGTGCAGTACGGCCGCGTGCTGGGGGGCGCGGTGGAGGGCCGGCTGAGCCGCCCTCGCGAGGACCGGCTGCACTTCACCGCGTACGCGGACCTGCTCAACAGCGGCGGCTTCATCGAGTACCCGTTCGAAAGCACCGGCACCTCCGTCAGCGTCGCGGGCCGCATCAGCTACTCCGCGCTGCTGCTCACGGTGGGCTCCAAGCTGATGACGGGCTCGAGTGAACCGGGTGTGTACGCCAACTTCTGGGACTATCAGGCGCGCATCGAACAGAAGGTGGGCCAGGGGCGTCTGCGATTGTTCGCCCTGGGCAGCTCCGACAGCGTGGGCTCCATCCCTGGCACCGAGTTCGAGGGAGACCTGGGCGTCGGCATCATCTCCCGCTTCCACCGGGCGGACCTGCGGCTGCTCCATCCGCTCGCGGAGGGCGAGTTCGAGGTGGGCGCCACCGTGGGCGCGGACTCCATGGGCCTGTTGGGCGAGGAGTCGTACCAGCGTCCCAATGGCGCGGGCATGGGCCGCCACGAGGTGGGCGAGTACGGGATGAACCAGGTGAGCTTCTCCGCGCGCACGAGTTGGAAGCGCCGTCTGCACGAGACGCTGGAGTTCCTCGTGGGCGGCGATGTGGAGCACCGGCGCGCCGCGACGAAGATGACGGGCACTGGCATCCCGCCTGGCACGCGCCCGGACGACGCGGCCGACCCGCTCAAGCGGCCCTCGTCGCTGGCGACGTTCTCGGGCGCATATGCGTCCGTGACGTGGCAGCCCACGGACAAGTGGGTGCTCCAGCCCGGTGTGCGGTTGGACAGCTATCACCTGTCGCCGGGCATCCAGCACACGGTGGTGGAGCCGCGCCTGTCCGTGCGTCACAGCGTCACCGACTCGCTGGTGGTGAAGGGCGGCGCGGGGCTGTTCCATCAGCCGCCCACGGTGCTGCTGCACCTGCCCGCCGTGGACACCGCGAGCCTGCGCTACGGACTCCAGGAGGGAGTCCAGCTCGACGTCGGCGCCGAGTGGAAGGCCCTGGAGGGCCTGGAGTTGAGCGGTGACGTCTTCTACAACCCCATCTCCCGCGCGGTGGAGCTGGACCTGGAGCAGGTGGCGGAGAACCGCCGGCGCGGCGGCGTGGGCAACACGCAGCCGGCCACGAGTGGATATGCGTATGGCTTCGAGCTGATGGCGCGGCACCCGCTGGGCCAGGACTGGTTCGGCTGGGTCTCCTACAGCTTCTTGCAGAGCAAGCGCCGCGTGCTCATCGACCGGTATGGAGATGACAACCGCGTGGTGGGCGCGGAGAAGGTCACCCTTCCCTTCACCTTCGAACAGGCGCACGTGTTCAACGCGGCGGTCAGCTACAAGTTCGGCAACAACTGGACCGTGGGCACGGTGCTGCACTTCAACACCGGCCGCCCGGAGGCGGGGGAAATCACCAGCCTCACGCAGCGGGTCATCACCACGCCCGATGGAGAGCAGCAATGGGTGCGGCAGGACCGGGACAAGGCCGCGCGGCTGGATTCCTTCTTCCGCGTGGACCTGCGCGTCGCCAAATCCTGGGCCATGGAGGACTTCACGCTCGACGCCTACCTGGACATCCTCAACGTGTCCGCCCAGAACGAAGTGGTGGCCTACGAGTACGGCTTCAGCTTCGACACCAATGCCCCCGAGCGGAAGCCCTCGAACATCCCCGTCATCCTCCCTCTGTTCGGCATGAAGGGGACCTACTGA
- a CDS encoding alpha/beta hydrolase, which yields MSGLSLLGCATQGGVRANAPWADPSPHREGAVTVEPGVFLEVLDWGGTGPAVVLLAGQGNTAHIFDDFAPKLTQAFRVVALTRRGFGKSSKPEAGYDLKTRVEDVRRALDELKLDKVSLVGHSLAGDELTAFAAMYPRRVHRLVYLDAAYDHTKVDALVQGAPTPSGPSEEERASPRAFAAWQSRMHGFEVPEAEVRTSNVFDASGRWMADATPGFVYERLTQGNASPDYASVLAPVLAYYAVDVELPWTKAMTAVEQEQVAKVLRSLMAFGASERDRLTQALPTARVVSVREANHYFFLTHSDTVVPELSAFLLEP from the coding sequence GTGTCAGGTCTGTCATTGCTGGGCTGTGCCACCCAGGGCGGCGTCCGCGCGAATGCGCCGTGGGCCGACCCATCTCCACATCGGGAGGGTGCCGTCACCGTCGAGCCAGGCGTCTTCCTGGAGGTCCTGGACTGGGGAGGTACGGGCCCCGCCGTGGTCCTGCTCGCGGGACAGGGCAACACCGCGCACATCTTCGATGACTTCGCGCCCAAGCTCACCCAGGCGTTCCGCGTCGTGGCGCTCACACGCCGAGGCTTCGGCAAGTCGAGCAAGCCGGAGGCTGGCTATGACTTGAAGACGCGTGTGGAGGACGTGCGGCGGGCGTTGGATGAGCTGAAGCTCGACAAGGTCTCGCTCGTGGGCCACTCGCTCGCGGGAGATGAGCTGACGGCCTTCGCGGCCATGTATCCGCGGCGCGTCCACAGGCTTGTCTATCTGGATGCCGCGTATGACCACACGAAGGTTGATGCCCTCGTGCAGGGAGCGCCCACGCCTTCGGGTCCAAGCGAGGAGGAGCGCGCATCGCCCCGGGCGTTCGCCGCGTGGCAGTCTCGAATGCATGGCTTCGAGGTTCCCGAAGCGGAGGTGAGGACGAGCAACGTCTTCGATGCGAGCGGGCGATGGATGGCGGATGCCACGCCGGGCTTCGTCTACGAGCGGCTGACGCAGGGCAACGCGTCCCCGGATTACGCCTCCGTGTTGGCCCCGGTGCTCGCGTACTACGCGGTCGACGTCGAGCTCCCGTGGACGAAGGCGATGACAGCCGTCGAACAGGAACAGGTCGCGAAGGTGCTGCGGTCACTCATGGCCTTCGGTGCCTCCGAGCGCGACCGGCTCACCCAGGCGCTGCCCACCGCGCGCGTCGTGAGCGTGCGCGAGGCGAATCACTACTTCTTCCTCACCCACTCGGACACCGTGGTGCCCGAGCTGAGCGCCTTCCTCCTCGAGCCCTGA
- a CDS encoding CinA family protein: protein MGEALDDLAGQVLERCRAAGVRLALAEACTGGLLCARLTDIPGASAVVERGFVPYSHESKVEQLGVPLELLQAHGSVSAEAVEALARGVLERSRADWVIAETGIAGPGGGTPHKPVGLAFIAVLRRGGAATVERHVFTGDRLQVRHAVAERALALLLARMTVES, encoded by the coding sequence ATGGGAGAAGCCCTCGATGATTTGGCGGGGCAGGTGCTGGAGCGCTGCCGCGCGGCCGGTGTGCGGTTGGCGTTGGCGGAGGCGTGTACCGGCGGGCTGCTCTGCGCGCGGCTGACGGACATCCCGGGAGCCTCCGCTGTGGTGGAGCGTGGCTTCGTTCCGTACTCCCATGAGTCCAAGGTGGAGCAGCTGGGTGTTCCGCTCGAGTTGCTCCAGGCACACGGCTCGGTGAGCGCGGAGGCGGTGGAGGCGCTCGCGCGGGGTGTGCTGGAGCGCTCTCGCGCGGACTGGGTCATCGCGGAGACGGGCATCGCGGGGCCGGGAGGTGGCACGCCGCACAAGCCCGTGGGGCTGGCCTTCATCGCGGTGCTTCGCCGAGGAGGCGCTGCCACGGTGGAGCGCCACGTCTTCACGGGGGACCGGCTTCAAGTGCGCCACGCGGTGGCGGAGCGCGCGCTCGCGTTGTTGCTAGCGCGAATGACCGTCGAATCGTGA